The DNA segment taTGTCTTTAagaaaatagtttatatatatatatatatatatatatatacacatatagtcaaaataatatattcttatagcaaagaatatttatttgcagtgatctctttataaaaatctttagtGAAAATCTTTAATTCAATGTCTAGAGATAAACAGTTTATCgcaaatataagtaataaaatataaactattgtTACCCTGCACAGCACAGCCAACGTCTTCAAATAGATAttctaatgtaaaatatgagcaataaaaaagaatattaaagcTAAGCGAAGATTAAAtaagtaacaaataaatagttttaaaataggTTTTATCGaaacaaagataataaattgtattgtgcacaaatataaaatcaaggTTGAatgcgtaaaataaaaataatgtatatcatGCGTATATGTAAACTACGTAAATATGTCTCACTTATCATCtatgtaaacataaaatagaataatctataaattattgattcaaatttcatcaaagtaaaaactatttatttttaacattatgtattttaaattttattaataatactaaagccaaattaataatgttaattactttaaaacttaattcaCTAGAcacattgtattaaaattaatatactcaTTCTGGGAGGGTAACTGCCTATAAATTAATTGCCAACAGCGATTGTTAACAGACCACTTGCTAACGCACTTTTTGAGCACAAAACTTTTTGCCTACAAGCCCTTTTgcgtacaaataaaaaattaagaggcGGCATACGtttgtatatacgtatgtcgtctcttaattttctatttgtcTGCAAAAGGCAATTGATTTGTaagcaatattatttgtagGCAATTGGGGTTCTCCCCcattctagaaaaaaattttaagctacaacatttttattttccgttttttttatgttttaataaacttaattattgtatttcaaCAAGCTAGACTATTATTGTTGAGtttaattacctttttttatattgtgtattattcaatatgtaataatttgcttgtattatctataaaaagaTTCGTGCAAACATAACATAATCCATGTAGATGTAATCTTAAAATGTACCATATAACTctgtacaaaaagaaaaaaagaaaaaaagaaaaaatccgATAAtgtacgaaataaaataaacttggaataaaaaataattatgcgcAGTAATAtacagaatttataaatataattttgaaaaaagaacgactaaaaaaatatgtcgtttttaatataataaagcaaagatacaaagaaaaagacaATAATTTGCAGGAAAGCAGGACAAGCATATCACCAACATGCACCTTTTCTTGAATGCTATCATCGAAAGAGACGCATTGCGGACATTGCTACTGCTCATTGTCTAtaataattgtagaaaaaGCAAACAATTAGACGGAGCTGCCAAGCATCAGTTTTACCTGTCGCCGTGGTAAAGCTCCTGCCTATTTCTGCCGTCAAAGGACACCCACGAGGTATTTCTGCTGTCGGGTGAAACTGAGATCTATAATGGAAAGACGACCATGTTAATTGCTGATGATTACGGTAGTACCGCCGCGACTTATTCGCCTCGAAATGACGCATTAATTTCTCGAACCTTTTTCCAAAGTTCGTGTTtctcgataaatttttttgtaaattccaACATTATAGGATGAtgtaaagaagaaatatttttttattttaatggataatatatgtaaaatgagTCGATTTTGATCTCTGAAGTGACAAGTAAAACggtatattaaaacaaattttttttttttttgaactgtcaaatctctctctctaattTTGACCTATAaacaactttaatttattggaaaagtattaaaattatcacataaAATCGATCGATGTGCAAACAAtacaaatgaaataaatgaagATTTTATTCGGTCAAAACGgatattagtaattaaaaatatttttgtacaaatgttatcattttcgataataaaatattacaataaaaaaaaaaaaaatactctgAAAGAAAGTTGCTAAAGATATAATGAACAACAATACTATCAAATGTAGTCAAGATTTAAATAGATCTCATTGATaatgtatgtttttaaaaattaataattttatttttctatcaagTGAAATAAcgattaaagataaaagtattatgttttttacaaGCAGGACAACACAAATTAATACGTTCCTAAAGTAAAcatcaacaataataatttatgatgcTAGATGTTTAACAactttatatgataattttaatactttcctgacaaaaaaaatttttataggcCAGAATCAGATTTAATAGCTCGAAAATTTCAAAGACAAATCATACTGGTTTTTTGCCAGAAATCAACATCGACTACTTTATTTAAGTTCCAATTGTCttttaaatggaaataaattaatacgtttcaaataattaaaaaatttgcgaaAAATTTGCAAGATAAACCTCGCTGCGAAAACAATTATTCAcacattgttttataaaatgaagtgaattatttccaataagtTCAGACAGTTTAGAAATGTGTGAGTATTTATTTAAGGTAGCTGATTGTCTGGGAATGTGGATGATAATTACTGAAGCTAATTTTCCTTCTATGGGACAATGACACAAGCCATAAATCTCAGCacaaaagaaagattttttatcgACTTAAGTGAAAACACTGTgctaattcaattttaaagaCGCTGATAAAATTGGTTTCTAACTTTATGAGCCAAAAGGTGCTTTTTTCAATCTAATttagagatttttaatttgctattACAAATGTTGGCGGTGAACCATTAGCGCGTTTAAAGAACTACCTTGAGCTCGACTCCGGCAGGTACGACGATCGGCCTGAAGGACAGAGAGTGAGGGCAGATCGGTGTGATCATGATGGCAGGAACTGAAGGATGAATCATGCTGGCTCCAGCAGCGACAGCATAAGCAGTCGATCCAGTCGGCGTGCTTACAATCAAACCGTCACCCTGAACGCTCGTCACGTGCTTGCCATCAATGAATAGGTCGATATTTGAAAGATAAGGCGATGGCCCTCGATCCACTACAACTTCATTCAGTACTAAGAGATTCGTCGGTGGCTGAACCGGCCGATTGTCGTCATTCTTGCGCGTAATGAGGCATCTCAGACGACTCCTTAAAGTTAAAGCTGCATTACCTGGGGCAAGAAGaaacatgtaatataaatttgatgagattaagaaaaagaaaggcataaaataaatgatcaaTAACTAACCTTCGAGAACATTAGTCACTTGTTCCTGAAAATTGTCAAATTCAAACGGTGTGAGAAATCCTAAGGAACCAAGGTGAAATGCCATTACAGGCGGCACTGATTGCTGGAACAACAGACTGGCATAAAGAAGTGTGCCGTCGCCTCCCAAGCAAacgataaaatcaattttatcctgaaaaaatcgaaaataattcactcaatttaaagtaaaaagaaaagtgaaaaacgattaaaaattgataaaattttattaatttgttcatACACAtcacatatacaatattgtttgttgtttgataaataattatgttggaTATAATATAAGTAGTATAGATATAACATAATGTAggtataaataaactttacgaaaaaatttatgaaataaattttttcaagaaacaaaaaaattgtaataaacatTGTAGAGCTTAGAagtttcgtaaaatatttcaaaataaacaaaaaatattacctgTAAATCATCTGTGCCATCCCTGAAGGTTTGTAACCTGTCTCGAACACTTTGAAACCTAGGATCTCTGGCGAGAGCTGGATCTTCCAGGACAGACGCCTCCACAAAGACAACCATTCGCTTTTCCTGTGTTAtggaaacaaaattataagattctttttaaaatgtcgTGAAACAACAACTTAGATAGCAGGCATGTTCCAAATCGGGACATTCTAGTGTAACAGGTaaagaaaaaactaattttttgcataaataaaaaatataacgctttaaaaatatatgttcctaatatttttaagatcaaattcataaaaataataaagttgcaATCTGTTTTGTGAGATACATCAGAATTCGAAGCGATAAGTGATCAATATCAAACAATCAGTGGTAAACGTAAAatcataacaaattttaagatCGATCTATTTTTGTGCCTGAGAATAAaatacagtaaaataaatcaataaaatggaACTTTTATATTGTAAGTATAGCTTtcagatgtgtgtgtgtgtgtgtgtgtgtgtgtgtttaaacaaaatatcataCAACATAGATGATTGAAATCGTTGTTTATCTAGTTACTGCAATATTTAATCGCGAAGATTATTTCCCAGATTAAAAATCATGAAAGAGTAACGTGATCAGACaaagtatttttgtaatgAGTAATGGCTACTAAAAGCAGAGAGTTATTGTGTCCCGATGTTGGATACACTATCTGAAAATAAACATCATAAATGTTGCAGAAGTGTTTCTCTCggtaaaacatatttttatctattacctattatcttaatatctcatattaattttaagaatttttatactttagcAATAT comes from the Monomorium pharaonis isolate MP-MQ-018 chromosome 9, ASM1337386v2, whole genome shotgun sequence genome and includes:
- the LOC105831039 gene encoding NAD kinase isoform X5, whose product is MNEENLHLAKATTGMADMELSEENTSEKTSESKIHDKQRIFRRTRSLNAPSPVQHFGRCGRIMKNSAMVMTIQDPASQRLTWYKPPLSVLVIKKVRDSSVLPPFVQLVTWLIEEKRMVVFVEASVLEDPALARDPRFQSVRDRLQTFRDGTDDLQDKIDFIVCLGGDGTLLYASLLFQQSVPPVMAFHLGSLGFLTPFEFDNFQEQVTNVLEGNAALTLRSRLRCLITRKNDDNRPVQPPTNLLVLNEVVVDRGPSPYLSNIDLFIDGKHVTSVQGDGLIVSTPTGSTAYAVAAGASMIHPSVPAIMITPICPHSLSFRPIVVPAGVELKISVSPDSRNTSWVSFDGRNRQELYHGDSLKVTTSIYPVPSICAADQITDWFDSLAECLHWNVRKRQKHLDELSDLAHSSSNDTLDSLDRDS
- the LOC105831039 gene encoding NAD kinase isoform X4, which encodes MSLLHNSEISVQYDFVDDVIESQGNGLNDASMASNPQNRVLRRTRSLNAPSPVQHFGRCGRIMKNSAMVMTIQDPASQRLTWYKPPLSVLVIKKVRDSSVLPPFVQLVTWLIEEKRMVVFVEASVLEDPALARDPRFQSVRDRLQTFRDGTDDLQDKIDFIVCLGGDGTLLYASLLFQQSVPPVMAFHLGSLGFLTPFEFDNFQEQVTNVLEGNAALTLRSRLRCLITRKNDDNRPVQPPTNLLVLNEVVVDRGPSPYLSNIDLFIDGKHVTSVQGDGLIVSTPTGSTAYAVAAGASMIHPSVPAIMITPICPHSLSFRPIVVPAGVELKISVSPDSRNTSWVSFDGRNRQELYHGDSLKVTTSIYPVPSICAADQITDWFDSLAECLHWNVRKRQKHLDELSDLAHSSSNDTLDSLDRDS
- the LOC105831039 gene encoding NAD kinase isoform X2, with protein sequence MNEENLHLAKATTGMADMELSEENTSEKTSESKIHDKQRIFSNVRSELTVDHAETVEPRRRTRSLNAPSPVQHFGRCGRIMKNSAMVMTIQDPASQRLTWYKPPLSVLVIKKVRDSSVLPPFVQLVTWLIEEKRMVVFVEASVLEDPALARDPRFQSVRDRLQTFRDGTDDLQDKIDFIVCLGGDGTLLYASLLFQQSVPPVMAFHLGSLGFLTPFEFDNFQEQVTNVLEGNAALTLRSRLRCLITRKNDDNRPVQPPTNLLVLNEVVVDRGPSPYLSNIDLFIDGKHVTSVQGDGLIVSTPTGSTAYAVAAGASMIHPSVPAIMITPICPHSLSFRPIVVPAGVELKISVSPDSRNTSWVSFDGRNRQELYHGDSLKVTTSIYPVPSICAADQITDWFDSLAECLHWNVRKRQKHLDELSDLAHSSSNDTLDSLDRDS
- the LOC105831039 gene encoding NAD kinase isoform X1; amino-acid sequence: MMEMVKEKPRRRSVSELLDWRCLAECKGTVAGDESDSTGKLLLEDRNGEPETRRRRRSGTWPRTRSLNAPSPVQHFGRCGRIMKNSAMVMTIQDPASQRLTWYKPPLSVLVIKKVRDSSVLPPFVQLVTWLIEEKRMVVFVEASVLEDPALARDPRFQSVRDRLQTFRDGTDDLQDKIDFIVCLGGDGTLLYASLLFQQSVPPVMAFHLGSLGFLTPFEFDNFQEQVTNVLEGNAALTLRSRLRCLITRKNDDNRPVQPPTNLLVLNEVVVDRGPSPYLSNIDLFIDGKHVTSVQGDGLIVSTPTGSTAYAVAAGASMIHPSVPAIMITPICPHSLSFRPIVVPAGVELKISVSPDSRNTSWVSFDGRNRQELYHGDSLKVTTSIYPVPSICAADQITDWFDSLAECLHWNVRKRQKHLDELSDLAHSSSNDTLDSLDRDS
- the LOC105831039 gene encoding NAD kinase isoform X7, with amino-acid sequence MDEAELRRTRSLNAPSPVQHFGRCGRIMKNSAMVMTIQDPASQRLTWYKPPLSVLVIKKVRDSSVLPPFVQLVTWLIEEKRMVVFVEASVLEDPALARDPRFQSVRDRLQTFRDGTDDLQDKIDFIVCLGGDGTLLYASLLFQQSVPPVMAFHLGSLGFLTPFEFDNFQEQVTNVLEGNAALTLRSRLRCLITRKNDDNRPVQPPTNLLVLNEVVVDRGPSPYLSNIDLFIDGKHVTSVQGDGLIVSTPTGSTAYAVAAGASMIHPSVPAIMITPICPHSLSFRPIVVPAGVELKISVSPDSRNTSWVSFDGRNRQELYHGDSLKVTTSIYPVPSICAADQITDWFDSLAECLHWNVRKRQKHLDELSDLAHSSSNDTLDSLDRDS
- the LOC105831039 gene encoding NAD kinase isoform X8 translates to MKNSAMVMTIQDPASQRLTWYKPPLSVLVIKKVRDSSVLPPFVQLVTWLIEEKRMVVFVEASVLEDPALARDPRFQSVRDRLQTFRDGTDDLQDKIDFIVCLGGDGTLLYASLLFQQSVPPVMAFHLGSLGFLTPFEFDNFQEQVTNVLEGNAALTLRSRLRCLITRKNDDNRPVQPPTNLLVLNEVVVDRGPSPYLSNIDLFIDGKHVTSVQGDGLIVSTPTGSTAYAVAAGASMIHPSVPAIMITPICPHSLSFRPIVVPAGVELKISVSPDSRNTSWVSFDGRNRQELYHGDSLKVTTSIYPVPSICAADQITDWFDSLAECLHWNVRKRQKHLDELSDLAHSSSNDTLDSLDRDS
- the LOC105831039 gene encoding NAD kinase isoform X6 codes for the protein MESLEIHLQYTDVNYIVMLRSRSVLFQAMRTRNSIIHPTFRRTRSLNAPSPVQHFGRCGRIMKNSAMVMTIQDPASQRLTWYKPPLSVLVIKKVRDSSVLPPFVQLVTWLIEEKRMVVFVEASVLEDPALARDPRFQSVRDRLQTFRDGTDDLQDKIDFIVCLGGDGTLLYASLLFQQSVPPVMAFHLGSLGFLTPFEFDNFQEQVTNVLEGNAALTLRSRLRCLITRKNDDNRPVQPPTNLLVLNEVVVDRGPSPYLSNIDLFIDGKHVTSVQGDGLIVSTPTGSTAYAVAAGASMIHPSVPAIMITPICPHSLSFRPIVVPAGVELKISVSPDSRNTSWVSFDGRNRQELYHGDSLKVTTSIYPVPSICAADQITDWFDSLAECLHWNVRKRQKHLDELSDLAHSSSNDTLDSLDRDS
- the LOC105831039 gene encoding NAD kinase isoform X3; this translates as MMEMVKEKPRRRSVSELLDWRCLAECKGTVAGDESDSTGKLLLEDRNGEPETRRRRRSGTWPRTRSLNAPSPVQHFGRCGRIMKNSAMVMTIQDPASQRLTWYKPPLSVLVIKKVRDSSVLPPFVQLVTWLIEEKRMVVFVEASVLEDPALARDPRFQSVRDRLQTFRDGTDDLQDKIDFIVCLGGDGTLLYASLLFQQSVPPVMAFHLGSLGFLTPFEFDNFQEQVTNVLEGNAALTLRSRLRCLITRKNDDNRPVQPPTNLLVLNEVVVDRGPSPYLSNIDLFIDGKHVTSVQGDGLIVSTPTGSTAYAVAAGASMIHPSVPAIMITPICPHSLSFRPIVVPAGVELKISVSPDSRNTSWVSFDGRNRQELYHGDSLKVTTSIYPVPSICAADQITDWFDSLAECLHWNVRKRQKHLDEANGL